In one window of Falco cherrug isolate bFalChe1 chromosome 12, bFalChe1.pri, whole genome shotgun sequence DNA:
- the SELENOF gene encoding selenoprotein F, which produces MAVAVELSALGRCWFWLLVGLQAVSVYGTQLSSEACRELGFSSNLLCSSCNLLGQFNLNQLDPFCRQCCQEEAQLETRKLYAGAVLEVCGUKLGRFPQVQAFVRSDKPKLFRGLQIKYVRGSDPVLKLLDDSGNIAEELSILKWNTDSVEEFLSEKLERL; this is translated from the exons ATGGCGGTGGCTGTCGAGTTGTCGGCCCTGGGGCGTTGCTGGTTCTGGTTGCTAGTGGGGCTGCAGGCG GTAAGTGTATATGGAACACAGTTGTCATCAGAAGCTTGCAGAGAGCTGGGCTTCTCCAGTAACTTGCTATGCAGTTCTTGCAACCTTCTTGGACAGTTCAATCTGAATCAGTTGGATCCAttctgcaggcagtgctgccaagAAGAAGCTCAGCTGGAAACTAGAAAG cttTATGCAGGAGCTGTCCTAGAGGTATGTGGATGAAAACTGGGAAGGTTCCCTCAAGTCCAGG CTTTTGTCAGGAGTGATAAGCCAAAACTCTTCAGGGGACTGCAAATCAAG tatgtGCGTGGTTCTGACCCTGTACTAAAGCTGCTGGATGACAGTGGGAACATTGCAGAAGAACTAAGCATCCTCAAGTGGAATACAGATAGCGTGGAAGAATTTCTAAGTGAAAAATTAGAACGTCTATAA